A stretch of the Lineus longissimus chromosome 10, tnLinLong1.2, whole genome shotgun sequence genome encodes the following:
- the LOC135494582 gene encoding elongation factor G, mitochondrial-like has protein sequence MIIHRVAGFFKTLSTPGNQFFKQVIPSCCAYYSTQRGNVDPTDVTKIRNIGISAHIDSGKTTLTERILFYTGKLAEMHEVKGKDEVGAKMDFMELERQRGITIQSAATYSEWKGHNINIIDTPGHVDFTIEVERALRVLDGAVLVLCAVGGVQSQTFTVDRQMKRYNVPCIAFINKLDRLGANPYRVINHLKSKLHHNAAFLQLPIGVESNCKGIIDLVNEKAIIFGEPQGLMIREKAIPSDMLTEAKERRQELIEAVSNVDDHLGEMFLEEKTPTVDDLKTAIRRTCIKKKFTPVMVGTALKNKGVQTLLDGVLEYLPNPAEVENFCMDERNSEEEPEKIIMSPARDSNHPFTCLAFKLEAGRFGQLTYIRVYQGHLKKGDAIYNTRTKKKTKVSRLVRMHADEMMDVNEVFAGDICALFGIDCASGDTFTTKGSMNLSMESIHVPEPVISMSIRPENKKDLDSFSKGIARFTREDPTYNMHYDPESKETIVSGMGELHLDIYAQRLEREYGAKCVLGKPKVAFRETLIQPKEFDYLHKKQSGGQGQFGRVIGIIEPLLGEENTKLVFVDKTVGTNIPKNFIPGVQKGFLHACEKGMLSGHKVSGVRFTLTDGASHMVDSSEYSFQLAAEGAVKDVFYEGSWQILEPVMNVEITAPDEFQGTVLASISKRHGIIMGTDAMEGYFSVYAEVPLNEMFGYATELRSSTQGKGEFSMEYSRYCPGLSETQSNLITQHQEAQNPASGTQKKKKN, from the exons ATGATAATCCACCGTGTAGCCGGATTTTTTAAGACATTGTCCACCCCTGGAAACCAATTTTTTAAACAG GTTATTCCATCATGCTGTGCGTATTACTCAACACAACGTGGGAACGTTGACCCCACAGATGTCACTAAGATCAGGAACATTGGAATCTCTGCTCACATCGATTCTGGGAAGACCACACTGACGGAAAGAATCCTGTTTTATACGGGTAAACTTGCGGAGATGCATGAG GTGAAGGGAAAAGATGAAGTTGGAGCCAAGATGGACTTCATGGAGTTGGAACGACAGCGCGGAATCACCATACAGTCAGCTGCTACATATTCTGAATGGAAAGGacacaatatcaatatcattgacaCCCCTG GTCATGTTGATTTTACCATTGAAGTCGAGAGGGCGCTGCGAGTTTTAGACGGTGCTGTTCTCGTCCTGTGTGCGGTTGGTGGAGTGCAGAGTCAGACGTTTACGGTCGACCGACAAATGAAGAGATATAATGTGCCTTGTATTGCATTTATCAATAAATTGGACCGTTTAGGAGCCAATCCTTACCGTGTTATCAATCATTTAAA GTCCAAACTTCACCACAATGCTGCCTTCCTCCAGCTTCCCATTGGTGTTGAGAGTAACTGTAAGGGTATCATCGATCTCGTAAACGAAAAGGCGATCATCTTTGGTGAGCCGCAGGGCTTGATGATAAGAGAAAAGGCGATTCCAAGTGACATGTTGACTGAAGCAAAAGAAAGAAGACAAGAATTGATCG AGGCCGTGTCAAATGTCGATGACCATCTTGGTGAGATGTTCCTTGAAGAGAAGACACCTACAGTTGATGACCTCAAG ACTGCAATAAGGAGAACTTGTATCAAGAAGAAGTTTACCCCAGTCATGGTGGGAACTGCCTTGAAGAACAAGGGAGTACAGACTCTACTGGATGGTGTCTTAGAGTATCTACCAAATCCAGCAGAAGTAGAAAACTTCTGTATGGATGAGAGAAATTCAGA AGAAGAACCAGAAAAGATCATCATGAGTCCCGCACGAGACAGCAACCATCCCTTCACCTGCCTCGCTTTCAAACTCGAGGCCGGGCGCTTCGGTCAGTTGACCTACATCCGCGTCTACCAAGGTCATTTGAAGAAGGGCGACGCCATCTATAACACGCGGACGAAGAAAAAGACGAAGGTTTCTCGCCTCGTGCGGATGCACGCTGACGAAATGATGGATGTTAATGAAGTATTTGCCGGGGATATCTGCGCCCTGTTTGGTATTGATTGTGCAAGTGGTGACACATTTACGACGAAAGGTTCAATGAATCTCTCTATG GAATCTATTCATGTGCCAGAGCCAGTTATATCAATGTCTATAAGACCTGAGAACAAAAAAGACTTGGACAGTTTCTCCAAGGGGATTGCACGCTTCACGCGGGAGGACCCCACGTACAATATGCACTATGACCCCGAGAGCAAGGAGACGATAGTGTCTGGAATGGGCGAGCTGCATCTTGATATATATGCCCAGAGGTTAGAGAGGGAATATGGTGCGAAATGTGTCCTGGGGAAACCGAAGGTCGCGTTCAGGGAGACTCTGATACAACCAAAAGA ATTTGATTATCTTCACAAGAAACAGTCAGGCGGTCAAGGGCAGTTTGGACGCGTTATTGGAATCATAGAACCACTGCTAGGAGAGGAGAACACCAAGCTTGTTTTCGTTGATAAGACAGTTGGAACCAATATTCCCAAAAACTTCATCCCTGGTGTTCAGAAG GGTTTCCTTCATGCCTGTGAGAAGGGTATGCTGAGCGGTCACAAGGTGTCGGGAGTGAGGTTCACGTTAACGGATGGTGCTAGTCACATGGTGGACTCAAGTGAATACTCTTTCCAACTTGCTGCAGAAGGTGCTGTCAAAGATG TGTTCTACGAGGGATCATGGCAGATTCTTGAGCCGGTCATGAATGTTGAGATCACAGCTCCTGATGAGTTTCAGGGGACTGTCCTCGCCAGCATCAGCAAGCGACATGGCATCATCATGGGTACTGATGCCATGGAGGGATACTTCTCAGTGTATGCCGAG GTGCCCTTGAACGAGATGTTTGGGTATGCGACAGAGCTTCGATCATCCACGCAAGGGAAGGGAGAATTCTCCATGGAGTACAGCAGATATTGTCCAGGTTTGTCCGAGACACAGTCAAATCTTATCACGCAGCATCAGGAGGCACAAAATCCCGCATCTGGGacacagaaaaagaagaagaattga